GAGGGATTGATACTATTTAACAACTACCTACTTGATGTTGTACCTGTATGTATAAATGGTAGAATCAATTTagttaaactttattatatagtatagtttaaaaataaataattgtaaataatGTAAGTATAGGTATTGTAAACAATCATGTCataaaaaagtaaaactaaaaattgaaaagtgCTCAAAATACagtaaaatttttgatttttaaaagataacttataataatataaaatataattatttatatatattgtttttaattaagttGATTTCTAATTTCATCTGAGTTGTAAAACTTGTTTCACAATAATTGGtccatttaattttaatacttttatCCTAATCTTCTACACTAAAtacttcttttttattttatactattgcAGATGAGAATATagtcaatatattattatcaatatattCATAATAACTTTATCTAccatcacaaatcacaatataagatattagtatatattatattgttgtaACTTTGAAAGTTGCATTAAATTTAGAAGTATTTAGTCACTGtaaatacaataggtacatacattgaAAAAATGTATATTGGCTATTCATGTTAAATTACAAGTAATTTTGTAAGATGTATGTCAACTGTATAATAGGTATAGGGTTTTATTACTACTTTAATATTGCATGAATCATAATATAAATTGTGATATTAAGATAAGTTAtggttataaaataatatgaatttatttttgtcagGCAATCATTGGTAATTTTTAATGAAAGATCAATGAAAATGAAAAGCAATGAAAGATAATAAAAATCTTCAACTCAACATTGATAATGTAATGAACTATCAGAATCCACTTTGATTTGTTGATTATTGTCTCTTACCATTAGATATTTAGGAtttgtatataaaaaatattgtgtgCATACagcatgtttaaaataaatttgttgTTAATCATTATTCATTGTATTCTTTATCATGagttgttttaattaaacttacttAGGTGCCACAACTGTTTagttaatttctttaaaataaaggtAATTTGTGAaaagtacttaatatttctttttatttatctcTCTAGGATACCGAACACTGAAACAGATTATTCATAGATTGTTCATAGATGATGTGATCATTTTATCTCGCCTAGGTGTGATAAAATTACATAAAGTggccagcaagaaatattgtacaccaAACTTTAGAACAAGATTTCGGctctgtagagcgttgtatctgtcactcatatctatgtaacgttttgtctgtctcaacgacagacaacgctctacgaaaccggcATCtcggttgatgtacaatattttctgccgcgtactgtacatcatTAGTTGTTTTAGCaaagttttatcaaaatcagttcagcagTAAAGATCTTAGTTATACTTCTACTCTAATAGGCAAAACTATGTTCTTAATCTATCTCAAATTATAGGAAAAAACAAAGTAACTAgttcattaatttatttcatataacacattctcatttataataatttacatacaataataattgagaaGCTAACAAACAGAATTGACCCAGCAAAAAAGGgcaaaacaaaactaatcaTAGTTTTGTTTATTAATGCAATCATGCATTATTACGATTTGTTTGAAAATGCACTTTTGATGAGCAAAGCTTTCATAGAATATAACAGGGATAGATGTACATATCTCTctcttgagcctcaatagctcaatggttgaggagcggactgaattacGAAAGGTTAGCGGTGcaaaccccacctgttgcactattgtcgtacctacttctagcacaagctttatgcttagttggaggggaaagggtaatattagtcctaattagcatggctaatactctttaaaaaaaaatctggatCAAGCCACTAAATGTGAATTACAAGAGGACTAGTCCAATTCTGTTCACCAGCTGCTCAATTATTTTAACCACTTACATATCACAATTGTGCGGCCACCTGGGAAAGGGCAAAGTATCCTTGATATTAGAAACATTACACAACACTTGCATGATCCTCTCCAGACCTAGACCAAAGCCACCTGTGGGTATATTTCCAAACTTCCTCAGTTCTAAATACCAGTTTAACTGGTCCGACGGCAGCTTGCTCTTCAGTTTGTCATAATCATCCTCTCTGAGACTTCCGCCAACAATTTCTCCTGTTATCGGCGCTAATAGATCTAATGCATCCACCTGAAATAAGAAACAATTATTCAATTTCTTTgaattgtcatcatcatcatcaactgctAGActtcacagctggacatacgTCTATTGTAGGGACctccacacgccactgtctttGGATTATTATACACTAATGTAAATTGAACTTTAAACACCAGTCACCAAGAAAATTCTGTAACAAACCATACTATATGTCCCTATGACCTCATGCTgttatagcctagtgtttaggaccTCCACCTTTATTAGAAGAAAGAATTTTGATTACAAAGGTCAGAGGTTTGATACCGGGCACACACCTGTATCTTTTCGGTGTTAAgtgtgttttaagtaactaaacaccagtgaaggaaaacattgtgaggccacctgcatgtctgagaattcaccataatgttctcaaaggtgtgcgaagtttGCCAATGTGGTCTTGGtcagtgtggcagactatggtcaaaacccttctcaatctaagaggagacccatgctctgtagtgagccgacgatcgGTTGATCAcgataatcatgatcaaccgatcacCTGCCTACATGAAACCTTCCAGGAACCTTCATGGGAGCAAGGTAAAATCTAGCTGGCCATAACCAAGTTGTTCCAGTacaaagtgaagacaaatttaAATACTTGTGTGTGTGTAAtacagactacatagatattgaTGCAAGGTTTACACTTCTTTTAAGACTTTCAAGCATACTTCAAGCAATGTAGGCCCGTTATTATGGTTGGCTTAAACATGCAACTCATATAAAAGATTTTTGTACTTAAAGAATACAACCAACCTTTGTATTATCCAAAGAAGATTCCTTCATATAAAATGATTTCATATCTTTTGGCCACTGAGTTATAAAAACTGGTACTTGACAGTAATCTACTAGAGTCAGCTCCTGCTCTTTATTAATACCTTCCTCTGTTACACTTAGACCTTTCTTACCTAGAATATTTCTCGCTTCACCATAGGACAGTGTTATGAACTCCTTTTCCAGCCATTTAGGTGGTTTATTATTCTTATCTATCAGGAATAAATCTGATTCATTATTGTTTCTAATTTGTGAAAATAAATactttaataaatcttctataaCATCTTGCAGTTTAAATATGCTATCACAAAACGCTATTTCCGCTTCCAACATATAAAATTCTGATAAATGCAATCGAGATCTGGAGTTTTCTGCTCTAAATGTAGGTCCTAGTGTGTATACATTACCCATTCCTCGACAGATCGCTTCTAAGTGCAACTGTCCTGATACAGTCAAGTATGTTTTGGTACCAAAATACACTGTATCTCTATTCCTTCCTTCTTGCATCATAGCTTTAACAGTTTCATCGTTTTCCGGCTGCACTTTGAAAACCTCGCCTGCTCcttcacaatcatttgacgttaATATTGGAGTGTTAATGTGTAAATAGTTTTTAGATGCAAAATAATCATGGATATGCCTTGTAAGTGCATTACGTACTCTCAATACGGCAGAAAAATAATTCGTGCGTGATCGCAAGTGTAAGTACTGTCTTACGTATTCAGGAGGATGTGCAGTGCGTGGGTTGAAAGGATATCCATCTAGGACCACACATTTCCCAAGCACTGTCACATTTTCTGCGAGCAACTCCAGTTGACCTCTAGGACTTTTCGATACCTTGCCAGCTATGTGGACCGAACTTCCATACGTCAGAGCGTCTGTTTTGAGGTGTTTTGGAATAAGGATTTGCAATTTTTGAGCGCAGGAACCGTCGTTTACGTCCGCGAAAATGTGATCTTTTTGCACGCGCAAACTCTTTACCCATCCCTGAATTACAAAAGCAGAATGTTAGTACCCATAACATGTATTCAgactgtaaaattaatatgacatgaatgaaaataataatatctaaccTTAATTTCAGCCACTTCACCAACGTTAGCTTTTTCCAGTACAGAAGCAATTACACTGTATTTTTTATGAATTTGACTTAAAACTAAATACTTTCGTAATTTGATACACGCTCTTTTATATAGCATTATGTATAAATGTAAAACGAGAatataattatttgaatttgtgAATAATTACATTTCTAccatatttttatcattttgcatTGTTTTGCAttccatatgttaaaagtactctgtgtttTGCATTTTGCTCCgccaaaaaaaacacagacaagGACAAGGGACAAAATATGACAATGGATGACAATGGTGATTTGACACAGCACTATATACTAGTGATTTGACAGGACAGTAGCTAAAagtaaaatctaaatctaaattaatcCCACATTccggcgacctcctctatggcgtgtgcagcggccatcagcgccgaacaggccaagaggcgcaaatatgaaaacctcgatgggagcttcgtattcgtgctttttggtgtggagaccttggggccgtggggcccgggggctcgagctctttttgaagaaattgtgaaaagagttatcgagtcaaccggggacccgagagctggcagctaccttggtcaaagaattagtttggccatccaaaggggtaatgctgccagcatcttgggtacaatgcctcgctgcggtggtctcgatgaggttttagatttaatttaatttattttagttttaatttaatgttgtttttttttagatttaagtttattaataaattacaattaattttatattttctaaaagtaaataaaaaaataataataataataatcttggatcaataataatattaattctattATAGGTTTgttctacaaaaaatattttacttccaAAATATTTAATCGCTCTAAATGGTCGCACTAGCGATATTCCACAGTGATATACATGGTGATATACTACATACGTACGATGGATATATTATGTTCACAGAGTACTTTATTATGTTATTTGTCTGTGCtctttactttttgtgtcaGCCAGCGTGCTATATCTtctgtcaaataaaataaatgtcaatttACTATTGTCAAatgcacagagtactttttacatatgtcAAATGCGAATTTTATAATCATGTTCACTGATGTTCACCGAGCTATGAAAATTAGATAAGTTTTCTAAAGaaattgaatatattattttagtttactGTTATTGTGATTTACGGCGCTATTTAAACGAagtgtaagtattaaaaatatttttattaacgtCTCTCATGGCTGgctacaattaatttgaaacCTAATTACTCCTTAAAAACAAGtttttctacgtcataataattgtGAGAAGACCGTAAAAAATTTGCATTTCGTTTCGTTGTTAAAGCTTTATTTAAACTTAATAGGTtagtttttaaacttattttttatcaTGATTATCTAGGGACCATAATCACAGGTGAcagaaagtgatgatgtagccaaAGATTACGCGGCAACCGAATATGTCGGCATTACTGAGACAAGTTAAATAGGACTGGTAGTGTTCCCATAgagataaaaaatatctttccTACTCAGCTGACTCACTCCTCACTAAAGAacaagtaaaattattatgtaaatgtgtTATAGCGACCTTCTTCATggtgatgttctcaaagatggTGAAAACCACATTGAAATATACCAAGAAGTTACAAGAATTTATACTTTATAGTTAACGATATCAGTAAGTTGAGGGTTCCAAGTTGCTACAGCTTGTATTGATTACACTGGGTAAGGAATGTAGAAATGTAACTGGATATGTgattctgattaattatggtGGTCTGAATTTGGCATTTTCAGTTCCTCCATGTCTTAGAGAACATgtcaaattattatctaaatatataaaaggaaaaggtgactgactgactgactgatctatcaacgcacagctcaaactactggacggatcgggctgaaatttggcatacagatgacctaggcatctgctaagaaaggatttttgaaaattcaaccccttaaaggggtgaaataggggtttgaaatttctgtagtccacgcggacgaagacgcgagcataagctagtttattataaaagttgaaatcaTATGTAAGTCATGTAAAGTAGAATGGTCTGAGAACCACCTTATTCAATGGAAGATATAATGGGAAGAggtcacaaccctcagcaatTAAGGCAGAGAGAATAGAATGAGCTATATCTATGGTTATGTACCATAGatggacaggttgagatagcaatcagggagggacaccccacacacccacacagcccccgcgctaacccggtgtggccgagcgcgcgtgacgtgcggctgtgtggGGCATCCCCCCACCTCTTACCCTGTTTGCCATCTCCAATGTACAAGAAGGTCACAAGTTCTTTTAGATTAAATATACTTTACAACTTAGACTGAATCCCTTGAGCATACTCAAGAATTGCTCGAAAACTTTGAAACCACATCATGTATTCTCAACCCAACActggcccactattgagcacaggTCCCCTCTCAAAATAAGTAGGGTTTacaagtgcaaattggcagacttcacacactgctgtgaacattatggaaaactctccaagtttcctcactatgtagaccttcaccattaaagcattattaatttattacccattatttaataggtggactgtagtaataaaatgtgattttttatagcggtagtttactgggctatcactacccatattataaatgcgaaagtgtgtttgtttgttggtttattggtttgtccttcaaccacgtcgcaatggagcaacggatctacgtgatttttttgcataggtatagtttaagacctggagagtgacaaaggctacttttatcccagaaaatcaaagagttcccactggattaaaaaaaactaaatccacgcgtacaaagtcgtgggcaccagttagtaattaataaagtCTTGTGACAGAGTTATTTGATTAATGACAAAGATATCTAGttattaataggtattttttcCACCTTGTGATAATGTCTGTATCTGCAGATTACAGTACATTGTACTGTACAAAAGGTCCGGTAAactttaagttatttttaacgTTTTTATGTATTTGTTGATGTTTTAAACAtaagtacaattttatttacaaaaggaATCTGGAATAATTGCAAAAACGATTCACTgtaactttttataataaaataatactggACACAATTGTCTGTATGTATATTCATAACTTCGTTCGTATGTATAATCGGAAACTACTGTAAAGtattttgactgcaatctcatctagtggtaagtgatgatgctgtctaagatggaagcagggtaacctggaaggggtatggcagtttttattaaacctttggtttctacacggcatcgtaccggaatgctatatcgcttagcggcacggctttgccggtagggtggtaactagccacgaccgaaacctcccaccagaaaattagaaattttaaaattccaaacccctgctgggtatcgaacccgggacctcccactaataagaccacagcacttacgACTGCGGGTTCCCAAAACCTTTGGCATACGATTTGACTGAGGCAACGAGATTTCGATACTACTTTTTAATAAGTCTATGAAGTTTTTAATAGTTATTGAGGGCTCGAAAAGGGTAATTTCGGACATTcaaaagtcggtcacccatccagttaccgaccgAGGTCAACAGTACTTTACCAGCATGATCGTTTGATACGTGCTGTCACTAAGCCACACGTAAATAATATCATAATGTCATCAGTTTTTGGTAGAATTAATGGCCACCATTCTCACTAGTGAGTTTCTAAAAACGAAAGTGAAATCAGCCTTTCCCTGACATACTTGTTACAGATGGAATATCATGCCACCATTTCTGTACTGAGATCATATTTAACTAGTTActagtaggtaaaataaaataatgttttttgtttTCATATCTTAATAATAGCATTATAAATAAcaagctgttgcccgcgacgtcgtccgcgtccCACGGGAACTTTCCTCATGGTCTTTTCCcgtggattaaaaaaaaaatctttcatacaaaccttaaTTATAAACACAACTAAAGAAGTAACCAAAATGTTGCCGTCGTTCGGAAATTTTACATTAGTacattacataggtacatttctgggatatatttatattatagacagataaataaaaatacattatgtatgtcttaatgatattgttattatattataattaggaATACTAATTTGTTGAATTTGTGAATTGGgttcaaaaatga
This portion of the Maniola hyperantus chromosome 22, iAphHyp1.2, whole genome shotgun sequence genome encodes:
- the AsnRS-m gene encoding asparaginyl-tRNA synthetase — protein: MLYKRACIKLRKYLVLSQIHKKYSVIASVLEKANVGEVAEIKGWVKSLRVQKDHIFADVNDGSCAQKLQILIPKHLKTDALTYGSSVHIAGKVSKSPRGQLELLAENVTVLGKCVVLDGYPFNPRTAHPPEYVRQYLHLRSRTNYFSAVLRVRNALTRHIHDYFASKNYLHINTPILTSNDCEGAGEVFKVQPENDETVKAMMQEGRNRDTVYFGTKTYLTVSGQLHLEAICRGMGNVYTLGPTFRAENSRSRLHLSEFYMLEAEIAFCDSIFKLQDVIEDLLKYLFSQIRNNNESDLFLIDKNNKPPKWLEKEFITLSYGEARNILGKKGLSVTEEGINKEQELTLVDYCQVPVFITQWPKDMKSFYMKESSLDNTKVDALDLLAPITGEIVGGSLREDDYDKLKSKLPSDQLNWYLELRKFGNIPTGGFGLGLERIMQVLCNVSNIKDTLPFPRWPHNCDM